In Populus trichocarpa isolate Nisqually-1 chromosome 12, P.trichocarpa_v4.1, whole genome shotgun sequence, a genomic segment contains:
- the LOC7486746 gene encoding beta-1,2-xylosyltransferase XYXT1 isoform X3 has protein sequence MIYDTVLARSFSKHEQKRLGYWALIACLFIVLSFFTIFKPYLGPLQVLNLRLSMGEDEKLHLYNDTTSSRLIAKEETIDSTLIVNDKRSSQEEAEIMSGALIVNDTDRTHEEAESSESIMNISSIVNGTSNSQEVFRESVTQNVRTIDTISSSPQKVKEITSKDDFMVNNTNISLPKATDADAVTKNNKMEPLCTIMGRSDFCEIKGDIRIDGSSYTVFIVSSETDILAAENTSWRIRPYARKGDQTAMGAVREWTLKLVAGGSDIPQCTQNHSVPGILFSAGGYAGNHFHAFTDIIVPLFSTARPYNGEVQFIITNGWSAWIAKFKTILKALSRYELINIDNRKDIHCFGSMTVGLKRPSYKELSIDPSKSPYSIKDFRQFLRSSYSLKKTRAIKIRDGMKKRPRLLIISRKRSRAFTNVGEIVNMAERLGFRVVVAEPGMDVSGFSQIINSCDVVMGVHGAGLTNIVFLPEKAVLIQVIPFGGAEWLSKTFFEEPAKDMNIRYLDYKIRVEESTLIQQYPADHAVLRDPSVIGKQGWLAFQSIYLQKQNVTIDVNRFRPTLVKALELLHQ, from the exons ATGATTTATGATACCGTGCTTGCTAGAAGCTTCAGCAAGCATGAGCAAAAGAGGTTGGGATACTGGGCATTGATTGCTTGCTTGTTCATTGTGTTGAGTTTCTTCACCATCTTTAAACCTTACTTGGGCCCTCTACAAGTTT TGAATTTGAGGTTATCAATGGGAGAAGACGAGAAACTTCATCTTTATAATGATACAACCAGCTCCAGGCTGATAGCCAAAGAAG AAACTATAGACAGTACTTTGATTGTCAATGATAAAAGAAGCTCCCAAGAAGAAGCAGAAATTATGAGTGGGGCATTAATTGTCAATGATACAGATAGAACTCATGAAGAAGCAGAAAGTAGTG AAAGTATAATGAATATTTCTTCAATTGTCAATGGTACGAGCAACTCTCAAGAGGTATTTAGGG AAAGTGTTACACAGAATGTGAGGACCATTGATACAATTAGTAGCTCTCCACAAAAAGTCAAAG AAATTACAAGCAAGGATGATTTCATGGTCAACAATACAAACATCTCTCTTCCAAAAGCAACAG ATGCAGATGCTgtaacaaagaacaacaaaatgGAGCCTCTATGCACTATCATGGGTAGATCAGATTTCTGCGAGATAAAAGGGGACATCAGGATTGATGGAAGTTCCTACACTGTCTTTATTGTTTCATCTGAGACTGATATCCTGGCAGCAGAGAATACTTCATGGAGGATTAGACCTTATGCGCGAAAAGGTGACCAGACGGCAATGGGCGCGGTTAGGGAATGGACACTAAAACTTGTGGCTGGTGGTTCAGATATCCCTCAATGCACTCAGAATCATAGTGTTCCGGGGATCCTTTTTTCGGCTGGTGGATATGCGGGAAACCATTTTCATGCCTTCACTGACATAATTGTTCCCCTATTCTCGACTGCTCGACCCTATAATGGAGAAGTACAGTTTATTATCACCAACGGTTGGTCTGCGTGGATCGCAAAGTTCAAAACAATACTGAAAGCACTGTCTAGATATGAGCTCATCAATATTGATAATAGAAAAGATATACATTGCTTTGGTAGCATGACAGTCGGCCTTAAACGTCCATCCTACAAAGAGCTCAGTATTGATCCTTCAAAGTCTCCATATTCAATCAAAGACTTCAGGCAGTTCCTGAGAAGTTCCTattctttaaagaaaacaagGGCAATTAAAATCAGGGATGGGATGAAGAAAAGGCCGAGGCTTCTAatcatttcaagaaaaagaTCGCGAGCATTTACAAATGTTGGTGAAATTGTTAACATGGCTGAGAGATTGGGTTTCAGAGTAGTTGTTGCAGAACCTGGCATGGATGTATCAGGATTTTCTCAGATCATTAATTCCTGTGATGTGGTGATGGGAGTTCATGGTGCTGGGCTAACCAACATTGTTTTCCTTCCTGAAAAGGCTGTCTTAATCCAAGTAATTCCCTTTGGAGGAGCAGAATGgctttcaaaaactttctttgaaGAGCCTGCAAAGGACATGAACATAAGGTACTTGGACTATAAAATCAGGGTAGAAGAGAGCACTTTGATACAGCAATACCCAGCTGACCATGCAGTTTTGAGGGATCCCTCTGTAATTGGGAAACAGGGTTGGCTTGCATTTCAGTCAATATATTTACAGAAGCAAAATGTAACGATAGATGTGAATAGGTTTAGACCCACTTTGGTAAAAGCCTTGGAGCTTTTGCATCAGTGA
- the LOC7486746 gene encoding beta-1,2-xylosyltransferase XYXT1 isoform X2: MIYDTVLARSFSKHEQKRLGYWALIACLFIVLSFFTIFKPYLGPLQVLNLRLSMGEDEKLHLYNDTTSSRLIAKEETIDSTLIVNDKRSSQEEAEIMSGALIVNDTDRTHEEAESSVAESIMNISSIVNGTSNSQEVFRESVTQNVRTIDTISSSPQKVKEITSKDDFMVNNTNISLPKATDAVTKNNKMEPLCTIMGRSDFCEIKGDIRIDGSSYTVFIVSSETDILAAENTSWRIRPYARKGDQTAMGAVREWTLKLVAGGSDIPQCTQNHSVPGILFSAGGYAGNHFHAFTDIIVPLFSTARPYNGEVQFIITNGWSAWIAKFKTILKALSRYELINIDNRKDIHCFGSMTVGLKRPSYKELSIDPSKSPYSIKDFRQFLRSSYSLKKTRAIKIRDGMKKRPRLLIISRKRSRAFTNVGEIVNMAERLGFRVVVAEPGMDVSGFSQIINSCDVVMGVHGAGLTNIVFLPEKAVLIQVIPFGGAEWLSKTFFEEPAKDMNIRYLDYKIRVEESTLIQQYPADHAVLRDPSVIGKQGWLAFQSIYLQKQNVTIDVNRFRPTLVKALELLHQ; the protein is encoded by the exons ATGATTTATGATACCGTGCTTGCTAGAAGCTTCAGCAAGCATGAGCAAAAGAGGTTGGGATACTGGGCATTGATTGCTTGCTTGTTCATTGTGTTGAGTTTCTTCACCATCTTTAAACCTTACTTGGGCCCTCTACAAGTTT TGAATTTGAGGTTATCAATGGGAGAAGACGAGAAACTTCATCTTTATAATGATACAACCAGCTCCAGGCTGATAGCCAAAGAAG AAACTATAGACAGTACTTTGATTGTCAATGATAAAAGAAGCTCCCAAGAAGAAGCAGAAATTATGAGTGGGGCATTAATTGTCAATGATACAGATAGAACTCATGAAGAAGCAGAAAGTAGTG TTGCAGAAAGTATAATGAATATTTCTTCAATTGTCAATGGTACGAGCAACTCTCAAGAGGTATTTAGGG AAAGTGTTACACAGAATGTGAGGACCATTGATACAATTAGTAGCTCTCCACAAAAAGTCAAAG AAATTACAAGCAAGGATGATTTCATGGTCAACAATACAAACATCTCTCTTCCAAAAGCAACAG ATGCTgtaacaaagaacaacaaaatgGAGCCTCTATGCACTATCATGGGTAGATCAGATTTCTGCGAGATAAAAGGGGACATCAGGATTGATGGAAGTTCCTACACTGTCTTTATTGTTTCATCTGAGACTGATATCCTGGCAGCAGAGAATACTTCATGGAGGATTAGACCTTATGCGCGAAAAGGTGACCAGACGGCAATGGGCGCGGTTAGGGAATGGACACTAAAACTTGTGGCTGGTGGTTCAGATATCCCTCAATGCACTCAGAATCATAGTGTTCCGGGGATCCTTTTTTCGGCTGGTGGATATGCGGGAAACCATTTTCATGCCTTCACTGACATAATTGTTCCCCTATTCTCGACTGCTCGACCCTATAATGGAGAAGTACAGTTTATTATCACCAACGGTTGGTCTGCGTGGATCGCAAAGTTCAAAACAATACTGAAAGCACTGTCTAGATATGAGCTCATCAATATTGATAATAGAAAAGATATACATTGCTTTGGTAGCATGACAGTCGGCCTTAAACGTCCATCCTACAAAGAGCTCAGTATTGATCCTTCAAAGTCTCCATATTCAATCAAAGACTTCAGGCAGTTCCTGAGAAGTTCCTattctttaaagaaaacaagGGCAATTAAAATCAGGGATGGGATGAAGAAAAGGCCGAGGCTTCTAatcatttcaagaaaaagaTCGCGAGCATTTACAAATGTTGGTGAAATTGTTAACATGGCTGAGAGATTGGGTTTCAGAGTAGTTGTTGCAGAACCTGGCATGGATGTATCAGGATTTTCTCAGATCATTAATTCCTGTGATGTGGTGATGGGAGTTCATGGTGCTGGGCTAACCAACATTGTTTTCCTTCCTGAAAAGGCTGTCTTAATCCAAGTAATTCCCTTTGGAGGAGCAGAATGgctttcaaaaactttctttgaaGAGCCTGCAAAGGACATGAACATAAGGTACTTGGACTATAAAATCAGGGTAGAAGAGAGCACTTTGATACAGCAATACCCAGCTGACCATGCAGTTTTGAGGGATCCCTCTGTAATTGGGAAACAGGGTTGGCTTGCATTTCAGTCAATATATTTACAGAAGCAAAATGTAACGATAGATGTGAATAGGTTTAGACCCACTTTGGTAAAAGCCTTGGAGCTTTTGCATCAGTGA
- the LOC7486746 gene encoding beta-1,2-xylosyltransferase XYXT1 isoform X1 translates to MIYDTVLARSFSKHEQKRLGYWALIACLFIVLSFFTIFKPYLGPLQVLNLRLSMGEDEKLHLYNDTTSSRLIAKEETIDSTLIVNDKRSSQEEAEIMSGALIVNDTDRTHEEAESSVAESIMNISSIVNGTSNSQEVFRESVTQNVRTIDTISSSPQKVKEITSKDDFMVNNTNISLPKATDADAVTKNNKMEPLCTIMGRSDFCEIKGDIRIDGSSYTVFIVSSETDILAAENTSWRIRPYARKGDQTAMGAVREWTLKLVAGGSDIPQCTQNHSVPGILFSAGGYAGNHFHAFTDIIVPLFSTARPYNGEVQFIITNGWSAWIAKFKTILKALSRYELINIDNRKDIHCFGSMTVGLKRPSYKELSIDPSKSPYSIKDFRQFLRSSYSLKKTRAIKIRDGMKKRPRLLIISRKRSRAFTNVGEIVNMAERLGFRVVVAEPGMDVSGFSQIINSCDVVMGVHGAGLTNIVFLPEKAVLIQVIPFGGAEWLSKTFFEEPAKDMNIRYLDYKIRVEESTLIQQYPADHAVLRDPSVIGKQGWLAFQSIYLQKQNVTIDVNRFRPTLVKALELLHQ, encoded by the exons ATGATTTATGATACCGTGCTTGCTAGAAGCTTCAGCAAGCATGAGCAAAAGAGGTTGGGATACTGGGCATTGATTGCTTGCTTGTTCATTGTGTTGAGTTTCTTCACCATCTTTAAACCTTACTTGGGCCCTCTACAAGTTT TGAATTTGAGGTTATCAATGGGAGAAGACGAGAAACTTCATCTTTATAATGATACAACCAGCTCCAGGCTGATAGCCAAAGAAG AAACTATAGACAGTACTTTGATTGTCAATGATAAAAGAAGCTCCCAAGAAGAAGCAGAAATTATGAGTGGGGCATTAATTGTCAATGATACAGATAGAACTCATGAAGAAGCAGAAAGTAGTG TTGCAGAAAGTATAATGAATATTTCTTCAATTGTCAATGGTACGAGCAACTCTCAAGAGGTATTTAGGG AAAGTGTTACACAGAATGTGAGGACCATTGATACAATTAGTAGCTCTCCACAAAAAGTCAAAG AAATTACAAGCAAGGATGATTTCATGGTCAACAATACAAACATCTCTCTTCCAAAAGCAACAG ATGCAGATGCTgtaacaaagaacaacaaaatgGAGCCTCTATGCACTATCATGGGTAGATCAGATTTCTGCGAGATAAAAGGGGACATCAGGATTGATGGAAGTTCCTACACTGTCTTTATTGTTTCATCTGAGACTGATATCCTGGCAGCAGAGAATACTTCATGGAGGATTAGACCTTATGCGCGAAAAGGTGACCAGACGGCAATGGGCGCGGTTAGGGAATGGACACTAAAACTTGTGGCTGGTGGTTCAGATATCCCTCAATGCACTCAGAATCATAGTGTTCCGGGGATCCTTTTTTCGGCTGGTGGATATGCGGGAAACCATTTTCATGCCTTCACTGACATAATTGTTCCCCTATTCTCGACTGCTCGACCCTATAATGGAGAAGTACAGTTTATTATCACCAACGGTTGGTCTGCGTGGATCGCAAAGTTCAAAACAATACTGAAAGCACTGTCTAGATATGAGCTCATCAATATTGATAATAGAAAAGATATACATTGCTTTGGTAGCATGACAGTCGGCCTTAAACGTCCATCCTACAAAGAGCTCAGTATTGATCCTTCAAAGTCTCCATATTCAATCAAAGACTTCAGGCAGTTCCTGAGAAGTTCCTattctttaaagaaaacaagGGCAATTAAAATCAGGGATGGGATGAAGAAAAGGCCGAGGCTTCTAatcatttcaagaaaaagaTCGCGAGCATTTACAAATGTTGGTGAAATTGTTAACATGGCTGAGAGATTGGGTTTCAGAGTAGTTGTTGCAGAACCTGGCATGGATGTATCAGGATTTTCTCAGATCATTAATTCCTGTGATGTGGTGATGGGAGTTCATGGTGCTGGGCTAACCAACATTGTTTTCCTTCCTGAAAAGGCTGTCTTAATCCAAGTAATTCCCTTTGGAGGAGCAGAATGgctttcaaaaactttctttgaaGAGCCTGCAAAGGACATGAACATAAGGTACTTGGACTATAAAATCAGGGTAGAAGAGAGCACTTTGATACAGCAATACCCAGCTGACCATGCAGTTTTGAGGGATCCCTCTGTAATTGGGAAACAGGGTTGGCTTGCATTTCAGTCAATATATTTACAGAAGCAAAATGTAACGATAGATGTGAATAGGTTTAGACCCACTTTGGTAAAAGCCTTGGAGCTTTTGCATCAGTGA
- the LOC7486747 gene encoding oleoyl-acyl carrier protein thioesterase 1, chloroplastic codes for MNALYNLALCPTSCSHSTPKHNTKWKTEVNGTATVALKGKALSRASSVTGKQRRIVSAASVTELTRVSETKGRQNIPTEKQLVDPFRQGIITEGGVRYRQTVVIRSYEVGADKTATLESILNLLQVNYLTETFCVFVKITESILKHFTLKFS; via the coding sequence atgaatgccCTCTATAATCTAGCTCTATGTCCAACTTCATGCTCTCATAGCACTCCAAAACATAACACAAAGTGGAAAACTGAAGTGAATGGGACTGCAACAGTGGCTCTCAAGGGAAAGGCATTGTCCAGAGCAAGTTCTGTAACTGGCAAGCAAAGAAGAATTGTCTCAGCTGCATCTGTTACAGAATTGACTCGTGTCAGTGAAACAAAAGGTCGACAAAATATCCCAACCGAGAAACAGTTGGTTGATCCATTTCGTCAAGGGATCATCACTGAAGGGGGTGTTCGGTACAGACAGACTGTTGTTATAAGGTCATATGAAGTCGGTGCAGATAAAACTGCAACATTGGAAAGCATTCTCAACCTTCTTCAGGTTAACTACTTGACAGAAACATTTTGTGTCTTTGTGAAGATTACTGAGAGCATTCTAAAACATTTCACTTTGAAATTCTCGTGA